The Ptiloglossa arizonensis isolate GNS036 chromosome 4, iyPtiAriz1_principal, whole genome shotgun sequence genome contains the following window.
AATTTGATCGCGCTTAAGGGCGCGCCCCGCGCTTAAAGTAATTCTTTCGATCTAGGTGAGCGAGACTCAACGATACTCACTGTTACGCACTTGTCGGTATGGTTCTCGACGGACTgcaaataagaagaagaagaaaaaaaaagaaaaaaagaaaagaaaaaagaaagaaaaggaaaaagagtgCCGCTTTAGTTGAGGGATCCTTTGACGCGAAAGGGCCCTCTTCTCGAGTGCTCGACTAGACGTGAATGCACTTACGTGACAAGCGCCTTCGCCCCTCTTGTTGAGTGTGCAGATATTGTCGTTGGTGACACGAAAGCTGGCGTTTAaacattgtttttgatcgatcaCGCTCAGCTCGATTTGCTGCAATTCGTTCGGCGCCTCGCCGGGATACTTCAACCGAGTGACGGATTCGTTGGGAGTTCAGGGAACGCGATAAGACGGTCGTatgaaacaaaagaaagaaCATGCAGCTGGAACAAAGTGTCGAGATCGAGAGATCTCATCGATTCGGTACTCGATACCGTTCGAGTATCGTCGACGAGATCGTAATTTCGGACGATACTCACGCTGGTGGTCCCCCAACCGGACAACATGGCGGGGTAATCGGTTTTACTGAAATTCTCGCTGGGTAGAGCGACTGGTTTTACTTTGTCCCCGAAAACGATATCCTTGTTCACCTTGATCAATCCGATATCGTTCCTGATCAACACGGAACTGTATCTCGGGTGACCGATCACCCTTTCGGATTGGTACTCGTCACCCCCCTGGTCCAGGGTGTTGGTACCCAACACCACGGTGATACCGGTGTCGTTGAAACTGAAACGATCAATTGCAGCTGCGAATACGTACACGTGTTGCTCTTATTTCGTAGTGGATGGCTTTGTTGAAACGAACCTCGACACACAGTGAGCAGCCGTCAATATCCACCTGTTATTCAGCAACGATCCACCACAGAAATGACGACTCTTGTAGCGCAGGGAAGCTTGATAAGGGTATTGTCCATCCTCGGCTGTCGAACCACCGACGATCTTCGGTATTTCGTTCGTGGTCGTTGTCGCTGCGCTCAATGATTTCAATTAACCAGATTAAGGGATTATCGTTCGATTAGAGGTGACTCGTCGATACTCGTCtcgtgaaattattttctcaacGAGTCGTTACAGCTAATCGTGATTCTTCGATCATTGTTCGTAATCAAAAATGGAATAAATAATTACCGGATGCCTCGAGCAACGCGACAGCGGCGAGAATGCAAACGAGCGAGAACATTTTCAAACGTTCGGTTTTCATCTATGGTACACCCACCGCGAGTTAAATATCAATCTGACATACCCTGGAGGTTCGAAGGGTATTTATACCGAGTACCTTCTTAATGTCCGTGGGAATTAAATACACACCTGGCCACCATTTAAATTTGGGTCAGATATTACCTACGAAAAAGCCCATTCCGATGTATCTCACGTTCGCCACGatagaaacaatgaaaaaaccGCGGTCGAACAGGTGTCCTTATCGTTTAAGAGGAAAACATCGCGGAACGCACAATGTTAATTATGTTAGTTATCTACACATTGCGTCGAAACGTATCTACGACGAGGAATGTTGAACGAAACGTAATCTGGTTAACGATTCATTGTAATAATTACCGTACAATCAAAtcggtaattattatttttaattaaccaGCGTACGATAATcgagattaacgaataacgtaaataacGCGAGTACAATCGTCCCACGTAATTAACTCTTCGGACATTAATCGCGAAGCGATTGTACGTTCGATTGTTGTTCAATTAACCGGTCGATAACAAAGAAGCCGAAGTTAAAGTAATCTTGTatcgaaatattacaaattacatTAGATTGTATATGTTTGTATACGATCGTTAATTACCGTTGGTGCAACAAAGTGATCGATCAAAGTTTCTGTGCCCGAACGAGTTTGAAATCGACTCGCGCGAAAACGATCtctcaaatttcaatttcatctaAAAGTCGATTCATTTTTACGTGTACAGAATCACCTTCTTCTCGGTTCTGCATACCGCGCGTGAGACTTTGTATATAAATACAGGGCGAGGCATCTAAAAGGGCGTGCCtttacatttctgttgcatgcgtAAACACAAAAGTATCTTTAGACGAAAAGTCGTGCAGTCGgtggaaataaatataatggAAAAGAAGAATTTTCTCCGGGTGGggggtttcttttctttttttttcgtcacttTTCGTAAACACGTGAAACGTAAATAAACGCATTCGTTCGGACGACTCGGTATGCGTGGAATTTTCGTTCCCGACTGATTGAGACGCGTTTAGACAGCGATTCAAAAATGATCGTTCGTATTGTTTCAGCAGGTGAACTGTACGgttaaagaaaggaaagaaacatgTACAAACAATTATTCAACTTGTCCGATTCGCCTCTTTGTCGATCAATGACTCAAAAGGATATTATTCGGCGCCTTTATTAAACGAGGGCGCAGGACAATTTAAAAAGGCACAAAGCTGCACAATTTATTCCATTGTGACATGACTCACCCTGATTATGTTCCATTCAGAGACGGTGGCTGGGTGATTGGCCTCATTCAAATTGTATAGTAGTGGTAAGGGTCTAATTCTGGCGTCATACTTGAACGCACTGTGCTTTCTGATATTGCTCTTAAATATCACCGTGAAGATTCGGATAAAGGGTACATCGCGACACGCATTACAACGACCACAATGGGAAACGAATTCCTTTTGACGGCTTAATAGAAAATACGGATGCAATCTCTTATCTCGCGCGCGTTGCAACGTCCGAAATATAATTGTGCAGTCGTGTTCGTGCACGTTTTTATCAATAACGTCGGGTCTTCTTCGTTGACTGTCGTCTAACCGGGAATACAATTGTGAACATTTGTCAATGTTCGATTTCGATTGATGAAAACGGGAGAACGATCGATGGAACGAAGTACTTATTAAATGAAATCAAACGGACGATAAATATTGGGAAATTGGACTCGCGTACAGGGagactaaataaaaaaaaaaacagtcggACGTGTGGGAAGATGTATTTACGAAATTGGAAAAGAATTGAAATAATTCGAGAGGGTGGTAATTAAGATTGATATTACAACGTTTCGTTTTCTAAACGAGCGCCAAACGAACAGTATGGAAATTAAGGTAAAATTCGAAGGAAGTAGAATTTAATTGTAACGGATGTACATCGATATCACGGATGGTTCGTTATCTTGTCGTTTGTCCGGTTGATACTTTATCTATTAAATAACGGCCGTAGGACAAAGATTTCCCATGGAACGGAACAAGAAACGAACACTCGATGGTTACAACTTGAACTTTCTTTATTTAAATGAATCAGAGGCAATATGAACCGTCGATGCAACGTTGCTTGTACAATGTCAAAGTTAATTTTCCTCGTGCGTTACTTTCCTCGGTTGATTCTCTCGAACAACACAAACGCAATTATCTCCGAGTAGTGCGAACTATGTACTGcgtgttattttaattaatcaGAACTTGGACGCTGACAAGCGCACGGGTTTCGCAACCGCTCATATTCCCTGTGGCGtgtacgtataaaatattcatgTTCTCACAACCAGAAGTTAATAGTCAGAATTGTACCGCTTCGCCCGTGCAtacagtaaataaataaaacatagaaaaagaaaaactcgcACGTAACTAATCTCTATACGCCTTGCTTTCGGTCATCAACTAACgcgctatatatatatatatatatatatatatatacacatacacatatacatacatatacatatacatatatatatacacatatatatatatatatatatatatacacacatatatatatatatataattcttcCGTACCCTTATATAagtattttttatcgtttacaaAAGCTACTGTTTCAGTATCACTTGCCGCTGGCCACGCTCTAACGCATGTACGTTTTAAGTAACCGTGTGAAAGTAAATATGGATGTGTATATGTGTTCGTTTGTGACATAATAATTTCGAAATCGCGTGGATCGTTGGCTTACATTTTATCTGTGTGTGTGTGCTtaacatatatattataattattcacCTTGTACCATATCGAACCGATAAAACTTTATGATTGTCTAATAGTTTGAAtaactatataatatatatataaattacgtTTTACAATTCAAATAGAGTTCTTTACCAATAGTACGGTAGGGGGCGACCGAGTATTTccgtatggtgtatttttcgtAACACCCGTTACATACATATAGTATAACATCGATAGtactaaaaatataaacatttctgTTTTTAACTTTAAATCATACAATCATAGTTTAGTCACTAGAGAATACGTACAAAATCAAATGCCAGCACCCCATTTAAGACGACGGACTTATTTCGAATATGCGTAAGCCGTATGTGTGAAATTTTTGTGTCGCTCGAACACACAGatgaaaatactttttctaTTGAAAATACTCTTCACGTAGAAAGTAATGAATGCGTGAAAACAGTTTTTACCGTGTAAATGCTTAAATTACTATAAAAGATACATGTACGTCTATTTTAATTCTTATTTAATTGAACATCGAAAATTGTCTACGAAATGCGTGATAGAACACTCCAGATTGTATGCAATATGTACATGCACATAACGCGTTGTGAAAGGTGGCGATGGAACTTATTTTATAACTTTTATCTTTGATTCGTGATGGACAATTCTACTTAAACAAAAATACTATTTGTTAACAGCCAGTTTATACTATTCTTCTTTTCCATTGAAGTTTATAAAACAGTTAAGAACGTTCAAAATACTTTCATGAATAATGCATACTTTTAAATGCACGTTCACTTAAACATCCGTCTACTTTAATCAATTATGCTCAAGATTAGtcaagataaataaataagaatatgtaatattattttatacatccATGCAAATTTATTCATAGACTATTTTTGCATTTCATAATATGATCAAAATTTATGCGATAAAGTCACTTTGTATTAACATTCGTTTGTTGTAAATGCTGtagaaaatatatgtatatagaagTTTAATACCCAAAATTGCAAATTAATTTAAGATATCAGTAACTTAAAGTCATAATATCACATGGTGCTGCCATCCAATATTGTAGCTGCAGAAATGTGTACAGAAAGATGGCTATGTTACGTTCTAGGCCACAGAACTCCGTCACTTATTGGCTATGaaatatttaagtatattattCGGTTTTGGTTTACTAGTTGTTGGCCATGAACGAGTGACTTCTCTTTGTATGTCAATGGGTAAAGATTTGAGAACCGCCGCATCAATTTTTGGAGACAATTGCATAGGTGACGAAGGACTGAGTCTAAGATCAGCCATTTCGTTGCTTGGAGATTCTCTACGCCCGCTCAACCATACTTCCAATctcgttttttttggtaaagGTTCTATCTCATTCAGTAGATCGTCTTCTGCGCATTGATTGTTACCACCTACAGATTTTGAAATTGGAGACGAAGTAGTACTCATCGCGGAACCATCGTTACTATCTTGATTTATACTCATCGGTGATCCAAGACTGACATCGGAAATACCTTCTTCCGAACTTATGTCTAAGACGGATTGAACGGCAACTTGTTTTCGCAAGAAGGACGTAATACTATTTCTTCCAGAAGATCTTTCTTCAAACTTTGTGAAAGCAACTCCTAAAAGAGTTAAGTGGAATGGTTTAGAGACATCAACAGTACGATGAAAAAGTTTCATTGCTAGAGCTAGCATTTTAGCATGATCGTAAACACTAGATTTTGTGGAAGGCAATAGATGTTTCGGTAAAGCGCATTGCCGAGTTTCTCTTTTGCCGGAAGTTGGTTTATTAAAATCATGCTTTCTGACTGTTATTCTCATAGCAATGGGGATTCTTCCATCCTCCATAGCTAATTCTGTCAATCTTCTCAAAAGCCCTCCAAGTCGTGATTCCACTTCTGCTACTAAAGAAACACTCTTAAAACCATCTTCTAAACCTATAGATTGTTTTTTTCCTGTCGGCTTCACGACAGTTTCATCTATTCCTTCTGCATTGTCTTTCAATTTTCTTGCCAAATCAATACCAAGTttcatttccaaattttccaaagGCGTTTTACGCAAATCGTCCACTGTTTTTATATTATTGGACACTAATAATTGTGTAGTTTTTTGTCCAACACCGGGTATTTTCGACACAGATCCTATTGTAGATAATAACATTGGTCCGCTGCACGGGAATACTAGCGTCTGTTGATTCGGTTTATGCAATGATCCTGCTAGTTTTGCAAGAAGTTTATTGTGTGCTATTCCAGCACTGCATGTGACACGTAACTCTTTATAAATCCGTTTTCTTATTTCTGCTGCAATTTTAGAAGCAATAATTAATCGAGCATGGCAACCACACGGGCATTCTTCTTCGGACGGGCCAAATACTTCACCAACTGGATTCTTATCTTCGATAGAAATACTTATATTTAATTCCGAATCATTTCCAGAATTCATATATTTTTGCACAATAGACGTGACATCCAAAAAGTTATCATCAAAACCTAATCTTTCAACTAAGGGAGTAAATTGATGTAATATCTCCAATATCTTGCCAGAAAAGTGACGATAGTTTGTCAAATCTTCACCATTCACCAGGGCCAGCCCAGGACATAACTGTAAAGCTTCTTGAACGGACATACACTTTTTAATTCCATATTCTCTTGCCACATAGTTGCTTGTCActacaatatttttttgttgTACTCCTAATGGTTTACCTTCTAGCTCTGGATGCCTTAGCATCTCCACTTGAGCATAAAAACAGTCAACATCTATGTGAATTATAGTTCTTGGATGTCGTATAATTGTATCAAAATCAATGGAATCCATTGATGTCAGCTTATAAATAATGTAGTACAATATTATACATAGAATCTTTATTACATAAGTTGTctcgtttaatattttaacaTATTATAATCTGTAACAATAATAAGACataattaataatacatttaGAAAATAGCATCAAATAATTTGCACATAAAACATCTCTAACAATTAGATGCTATTTAATGAGGTTTATTACCTTTCTAAAACACAGATTtagttataaatatatttttaaatatctgattttaatttcattgatgGCATACATTAACAAAGTATAATTTTCTTCCTACTTTTAATAGGTTTTAACAAAGATTTTTATAAATCGTGAATGTATAGTTATATACTTGTTGATGTGTTCAATTCATATATCTAGAAAATAGGTTAAGTTAAACATACAAAGCATACAAACAGTATGCTCGTTTTCACTTACATATTGCAGTTTATAATCATATAATTCATTGTAATTGTTATTTTGAAACAAATGAAGTTAATACATGTTCGTTACATTACTTTTTTCTTATCATTTATTCTAGCTTTTACCAGATTATAAAGTAAGGTTACCATTATTTAGTATTCATTAGGGATGTATGTTGTCGCACAGCTATGTAGAATATTTACgtacaaatgtatttttattctccAGAAACCCGTTAGGTCATTGGATAGACATTAAAAATGTAgttgttattattaaaaacaCTAATGTTTCACTTGTGAAATACGCGCCAACTCttcataagtttcatcgaagttATATGTTTTTTACGGCTGACGAGTTTCGCTGGTAACACgaaacaaaattatcgtaaaaacTAAACAGAAACTTGTTTATAAACTGTAATGCgactaatttatttttcacatgGTAGCCATGTTTTTGAATTGTCATAGATATcttcatatatacatatttattgcaCCCTAAAATTTGGTGCATACTAATGTTCTAAGTTAGATACACGCATAGTTATTTTATGATGCAAGTACATTTTTCCACTAGAAAGtaacatatatgtacataatgGTTCACTTTCATTATAACCCTAGGTAACAACAGCCAATAGTATTTAAGGGAAAATAGGGGAATAATGTGATGTACGTAGATAAAATACAATATCTATTATTTTCCCTATATGGGTTCCAATCAAAATCTAGAAGAACTAGTGGAAATTTAACATAGATATGGAAAAGATGAAGTACTCTAAAGATGAACCCCTCTAGAAAATTATACATGTTTTATATTACACTGTTCATTCGTGTTCTCAATGCACGACAGTATTTCATTATTGTAATGTAACAGAGGAATTAACAGAAATAAAACAGAGGAATtcgttgtaatatttaaatattgcttTATATTTccaaatgtaaatatttcagtGTTAAATTATGTGATGTTTATATAGCCTTTCGTAATTGTGTGCAGTTAGTTACAAAAAAATGTGAAACGGTTGGATGATCGCAATCTAATAGATGAAACATAACCAGTAAGTGTATTTAAAGATTTTCCTAATCGTGTAAATGTATTAAATGTTCAAGGAGGTAGAAAGGAGTTAAATTTCCAACTTTAATGTGAAATGTGAGTATCTTGTTGAGTGCTTCGTTTTAAAAAACCTTACCTATTAAACAAATTTACTTTGATTCtgtaaatttctcgaattgcatGAACTCAAGTTCGGCTGCAAATCAAGTGCAGGCGGCCATCTTGGAAAATCCCTTTTTATGGGGttgaacttaaaattttgaCAAGAATTGAACTTTGTAGGGAAAGCCAGATTTTTCAGAGCGATCCCAAAATTAGAACGTGAAAATCAATTTCGCGCCACTGAACAGTATTATTCAATAGCCAAGTTTAAAAgcaagaaaaatatagaaacgagtTGCGTTATAAACAATTCGAATAAGAAACGGGTAGGAGAATTTTTCTGTTGAAAGTTGGAAATAATATAGGCAAAACGGCTTCGCAAAAAAAATCGTCTAAGAAGATGGCGGAGACCAAAGAATTAGAGGTGAGTGAAGTATTAAAAGTAGTGCAGTGGAGTTAGATTATGTGTGAAATTTTAGAGAAAAGTCGGCAGGTCTGCATTGTGAATTTGTCGTGGTTATATCCGGGTTATCAGCGATTTACGATTTGCGTCAGTGAATTGTATTACTAGACGCTTAATACGCTGTCGTGCAAGTTTTACACCATAACtattatcaatattttcgtttttcAGTGAAATTTGAAGTTTAATTAATGTCATTTTTCCTTTGACTATATTGTATTTGCGATTATGTTCTCTGTGCCGACTAATGTTTGTAAAAGACGAATATATCTTCATAATTATAGGTAACCTTAACTTTTTTCTCATTTcaatcgaaacatttttaaagattttttgCTATGTCTATGTATTGTAGTAATGCGTAAtcataaagatatatttttttaaaaagtgtATTGCTGTATGCATAATATTGATTgtactttaaaaataaaataattttgctaCTGTATGTTTGTCTTTGACACAATATGGataatgataaatatattttatgttgCTTTTGTTAGAATAGAAAACTTGAAGTATGATTTTTATGCCtggtattttaaattttattttataattctgcaattatatttgcaaaaatgaacataatataaaaaagaaatgtttctcaATTGGTTGAGTTAAATTGACAAatattagaatttaattttttttaaacagtctcctttttttgaaaattaataaattttctaactgtcaattaacaattttataataattacgtacaaatgtttaaaatacaCAAATGTTGTAATTTTGTGATTGCAGAATATGGTATTGAGTTTTCGAGTGTCTGAACTTCAGATGCTACTTGGCTTTGCTGGTAGAAATAAATCAGGTAGAAAAACCGAATTACAAACACGTGCACTAGAATTGTTACGTTTGAGATCTCATCCTGTACAGCTCAAAATACGTGAACTCTATAAAACAATACAGTGAGTATATTATTAATGtcaatgcaaatatatattcaaaattgcattaatttataacaataactactattatttCTCACATTGTgaaatgttttatttctttaattgtttCAATACAGAATTGAAAGCTATATTTCTTTCTCTATATGTACTAAGGCATATTATTATACTTTAAGTATTATAAATAAGAGCAGGTTCTAAATACAAGGTACTAattctattgttttttttttcaaaattttgtttagaGCTGATCAATTAGCTGCCCATCAAATGTATGGTCAAACAGGTGGTTCTGGGGAACCACAAATTGATCAAAATATGCATTCCAGAAATTATTACACAAGGTAATTATATAAAACAGtaatatattgtataaaatataatagatgaacttgggaaaaatatttgatttgtaattaattattattaaatatttatttaataatgttATTCTTATTTTTAACTAACGCGAAGACAAGCTATCAGTCAACAACAACAGTCACAATCTTCAGTTTCCAGTGGAAAAGACCTGCCACCAGCACATCAAGCATCTCTACCTCAAGCATCTAGAACCAATCCAGTATATCAATCCACAGGATATAATAGTGTAACACCACAAGTAAGTTTAAACAATTTCATGTAGAGtgtataaagtattatttattgtatatgTTAATATTTCAGCAAACAACAAGTGCAGCTTACAATCAGTATCCATACCCATCAAAAGTTTTACCATCACCATTACAAATACAGCCTCGGAGTCAGTATCCTGTTCATCCAGATGTTCGTCTTAAAAAACTTCCATTTTTTGATTTATTGGCAGAATTGTTGAAGCCATCTAGTTTAATGCCCCAAGGGACTTTAAGACTGCAAGAGAATACATTTATGTTTCATTTGACACCACAACAATCAACAGACATAGCTAGTTCACGAGATTGTCGTGCAGGAAGTAAAATGGATTATACTGTACAGGTATGTTTGGTTAGTTGAAGTACTTTTTAAAACATGGTTaggattgtttttattttatacatattgtatttttaattatggGTGTTGCAGGTACAAATGCGATTTTGTTTACAAGAAACTTCGTGTGAACAAGAAGACTGTTTTCCACCTAGTATTGCTGTGAAAGTTAATGGAAAATTATGCCCCTTACctgtaagaaaataaaagaaataataccactttttctttttcatattgaaattgaaattatatactcaatttttatatattacatcaagtaagttttatttattttttttttcagaatccAATACCTACAAACAAACCAGGGGTAGAACCAAAGAGGCCGCCAAGGCCTGTCAACATTAGTCCTTTAGTTAAGTTATCACCTACTGTAGCAAATCAAATTCATGTGACATGGTCAGCTGACTATGGAAGACGATATGCAATTGCCATATATTTAGTTAGAAAACTATCTAGTACAGAATTATTGTCAAGATTAAAATGTAGAGGTGTTCGACATTCGGATTATACAAGAGGTTTAAGTAAGTAATCAGGACTCATTTTTaaaatcgtttgaaattttaaagacAAATACTATTGGAACAATTTTCTTCATAGTTAAGGAAAAACTTAATGAGGATGCAGATAGTGAAATAGCAACCATGTCGCTTAGAGTGTCTTTAGCATGTCCATTAGGAAAAATGCGAATGTGTACACCATGTCGTGCCTCAACGTGTTCACATTTGCAATGTTTCGACGCATCACTATTTCTTCAGATGAATGAAAGGAAACCCACGTGGAATTGTCCAGTTTGTGATAAATCGGCACTGTTTGATACCCTCGTTATAGATGGATATTTCCAAGAAGTTTTAAATTCCAAGAAATTATTACCAGATGTAAATGAAATTCAGTTGTTACAAGATGGATCATGGGAAAATTTGGTtttgaaaaaagagaaagataaaGACAAAAGCGAAACGAAAGTTATTACGAATTCGCAGGATCGTAAAATTGATGTGGACACTGTAGACCTTGGTGAGATTCCATTTCATTATACATATGTGTAAGAATAAACAGGCGTATATAAAGTTTCCGTTGACATATTTGTTATATACCGTACTTAAGGTTTCATTACTTAATGTATAAAATCTTGTTATGTAATTGTTTAGATGAAAGCAATCCTGCACCCCCAAAGGAGAAGAAACGAGCAGTTGTTATCGATTTAATATCAGATAGCGATGACGATTATGATAATATCACACTCACACAAAGTACAAAAAAATTAGCCAGTGGATCTCCTTCACCAAAAAAATCGCAAACCAGCTCTATTAGTAGTACAAGTGAATCACCAGAATTGATGATAATTgatttagaataaaatttgtttctatgTAGTTGTACCATCAAATTGCCAAATTTGTAACGATGTGAGAATTTTTTACAGAACTAAGAGTTCTAATTAAGTTTCATAGTTCTGTGATTAATGAAACAAAATGTTATTATAAGGACTAATATAAGTAAATTCATGATGTTTTTACTTTTGGTACTTAAAAACGGATAGAAAATGAAGAAGAGAATAtgctgatttttttgtttataataattaagCATTCCTTTGTATTATCCATCAATATGTGTATAGTCTATTTAGCACCTTAGTTCGCTGAGGAATAACTCACGACGATCAAGTTAgatggaataaatattttaatacattttttcagTATGATAGAAAGATCATTATGTAGTATCATTCaaacgaataaagtaattttttattttgtagtgtaaccttttttttttcgcgaattgCTTGACTGATTGTAATAGAAAGTGTTATTTATATCATTAAATCTAAATAGTTTTTCGAAATGTTGATACATCATTCGATTCTTTTAATTGATCAGGGTGAATAAAACGGCTTAGACTATACTTATTGTGGAATTTGTTTTTTACAAAAGTCAATGTTATGTCAAGAAATGAAATGGAAAAACTCGTTGCAAATAGGATGTTAACAATGTAACACATTTGTATCGTTGTTTTGTCTATGTAAATCATCATGCGTTTCGTTTGCCTCAGAGTTTAGTCGTCTGGCGGAGGCTCGGTTGAATTTGGATACACGTAATTACGAAGTGTTATTCCAGAAAGTTGTTGGTCCACAGGTTCTCTTGTGTCATACAAACTTGGAGCTTGAAATATTATGCCAAGCGTTCCTCCAGTACACGCTAATGTGAAAATCAACAGAAAAAGTCTGTCCAAAACCATGGCTACAAATTTCCAATCTTCTATGACCTAGAAGTGCAAGAAATTTTCTATGCGTAAAGTTTTAACGTTAAAATAGTATCATATCTTATAATATGATGCATGTCACAAGAaaagaagccaagaattggcaaATTgttaagaaaagagaaaagtatCAAAAGTAAAACAAATTGAAACACATCACAAAACAGTACTATTCAACTCACTTCATTATCTTTGTCTGCGTCTTTTATATGTTGAGCAATAAAACGCACACCCTTCAAAGCTGATATAACATCCGGAGACAAGTGTCTCGGCATCGTGTTCTCACTGTCGGTGACTATAATTATACATCATCGTTAG
Protein-coding sequences here:
- the Su(var)2-10 gene encoding E3 SUMO-protein ligase Su(var)2-10 isoform X5 is translated as MVKQVVLGNHKLIKICIPEIITQVSSGKDLPPAHQASLPQASRTNPVYQSTGYNSVTPQQTTSAAYNQYPYPSKVLPSPLQIQPRSQYPVHPDVRLKKLPFFDLLAELLKPSSLMPQGTLRLQENTFMFHLTPQQSTDIASSRDCRAGSKMDYTVQVCLVQMRFCLQETSCEQEDCFPPSIAVKVNGKLCPLPNPIPTNKPGVEPKRPPRPVNISPLVKLSPTVANQIHVTWSADYGRRYAIAIYLVRKLSSTELLSRLKCRGVRHSDYTRGLIKEKLNEDADSEIATMSLRVSLACPLGKMRMCTPCRASTCSHLQCFDASLFLQMNERKPTWNCPVCDKSALFDTLVIDGYFQEVLNSKKLLPDVNEIQLLQDGSWENLVLKKEKDKDKSETKVITNSQDRKIDVDTVDLDESNPAPPKEKKRAVVIDLISDSDDDYDNITLTQSTKKLASGSPSPKKSQTSSISSTSESPELMIIDLE